In Drosophila busckii strain San Diego stock center, stock number 13000-0081.31 chromosome 3R, ASM1175060v1, whole genome shotgun sequence, the sequence TGTCATGTTTGGTGACATCGGCCATGGAGCTATAATGGCGCTCTTCGGTCTCTGGATGATACGTAAGGAGAAAGGCTTAGCTGCGCAGAAGACAGACAATGAGATTTGGAACATTTTCTTTGGTGGTCGCTACATCATCTTTCTCATGGGCGTCTTCTCCATGTATACGGGCTTCATCTACAATGATATCTTCTCCAAATCGCTCAACATATTTGGCTCACACTGGCACGTGTCCTATAATAAGTCAACTGTTTGGAACAACAAGCTGCTCCAGCTGAGTCCAAAAACCAGCGACTATGAGGGCACACCATATCCGTTTGGCATGGATCCGATTTGGCAGGTGGCGACGTCGAATAAGATTATATTCCAAAATGCCTACAAGATGAagatttcaattattttcggTGTTTGCCACATGTTATTTGGCGTCATTATGAGCTGGCACAATCACACCTATTTCCGCAACCGTCTGTCCCTCGTCTATGAGTTTATACCTCAGCTCGTCTTCTTGATTCTGCTCTTCTTCTACATGGTGCTGTTGATGTTTATCAAATGGAATCGCTATGCGGCCACCAATGAatgtaaatcatttttaacTCGCCCTTAACATTAATAAttcatatgtttgtattttcttAGTACGCTGGTCCGAGGCTTGTGCACCTTCTATTTTAATTACCTTTATTGATATGGTGCTCTTTAATGAACCCAAGAAGCCGCCTGTTGGATGTAAAACAGTCTATATGTTTTGGGGACAGCACTTTATACAAGTTGTCTTTGTGCTTGGCGCTCTTTGCTGCATTCCCGTCATGCTGTTGGGCAAACCTATGAAGATAATGCAGGCGCGCAAGCAAGCCAATGTAagtttatattcaattaacaCTTATGCAAGCTAACCTTACCTCATGTATGCACCACTCACGATTCACGCTCATGTTATTCACATccaaaattgcaaaacttaTTTGAcactattttaaattacatcaacaaccaaagcaTTAAACGTACATTAACAGAAATTCTTATAATTGCACTTCTGTTTATTTGTGCCGTGCccttgcttaacaatttataaccGAACCTAAACCCAAACACTACTAACCAAATTACCACAACCAAATGCTAAAGGAAGAGGTTAGTTAGTCGTGTAACGTCATGGCGAACCCTTCGTCAAAAATAGTTTActaatgttatttatttaaaatttaaacaggTGCAGCCTATTACTGGTTCCTCTGACGCTGAAATAGGTGGCCCTGCTGGACACGGCAATGGCGGTGGTGGTCATCATGAGGAAGAGGAAATGTCCGAGATATTCATACATCAGGGTATTCATACCATTGAGTATGTGCTTGGCTCTGTTTCCCATACTGCGTCATATTTGCGCTTGTGGGCGCTTTCGCTGGCTCATGCGCGTAAGTAACAAAGCTTCTTGCTCTAAGGACAAGtaatgatttaattttgtttacttgtaGAACTTGCCGATGTATTGTGGACCATGGTGTTGTCTATTGGTCTGCAGAAGGAGGGCTGGCTCGGTGGCATATTCTTGACTAttgtgtttgccttttgggCAATTTTAACCGTGGGCATTTTAGTGTTGATGGAGGGTCTCTCTGCTTTTCTTCACACGCTACGCTTGCACTGGTTAGTAGTTTTGGACTCTGATCTGATTCTCATTTTAAATcgaatttctttatttaacaGGGTGGAGTTCCAGAGCAAGTTCTACTTGGGTCAGGGCTATGCATTCCAGCCCTTTGCCTTTGATGCTATTATTGAAaatggcagcgctgccagcggcgAGACCGATTAAGGAATATAATACCAATTTAAAGAGGAAACAACAACCAAAGCATTTCGAGAGTCTCATCGTTTATGCACTTAATATaactaaacaaatgcatatataaacttatattgaaattaatggAATTTACATTATATGCTTAGCAATCGTtctataaatgttaaataatcgtgaatttatatatatatagctctATAATATTGTAATCATGTTCAGCATAGTCGCTTACCATATTTActgaaaaacaataataaaaaaaacgctaAAGCGCCACTCAGGcgacagcaaaaaaagaaaaacaaatctCTAAAACTTCATCAGATCATCAAGTGCTGTTATTAACTTTTGCATATTCGCTGGGTTCAACTCATAGGGCTTGAGAGCTTCAAATGCTAGTGTAGCTATATTAACACTGAGCTGATCTACTGTGCAGTAGTACATATAGTGTTCGGAAGCCAGTTGAAGCGCCAATTCCACCTGATGATTGTCCATTAGTTCATCATTAATGACAATTAGTCCAGCTTTTCCATTGTGCAATATATCCGTGCAGGTGCCAGCACCCGCATGTCCGATAATTAGATCAGCTGCTCTGATGTCTTCAATATTTGGTCGGAATGTATACTGCTCTACTTGTATCCCAAAATGATCCtcaatatatttcaattgtattTCAGTCAACGGCAAAGAGTTTCCGTGCTGCACTATAAGTTTATGGCACTGGCGTGCTTGCAGCACGCTTAGCACAGCGTGGGAGGTTAGGGAATTGATAAGGGCATCGAATCTGGTTGTTCCCACAGTCACATAAActacatttaattgcattattttaatgtgAAATTTCACTACAATTAAAATCAGCTGTATAGTTGACTGCTCGATAGATGTGGAGGTCGGCCGAAATGAAATTTTGCTGCACTGCTCATACGAACCTGTTCGTTTTTCTCTTTCTTGCCTTTTGCTCACTCACAATATTTTCTGGCAACACCAATTGACTGCAAAGGTTGtgaagtgcaacaacaaacggTTGTGCGAGAATTAATAACGCTTAACGCGACTGCTAAAACAAATGTGCAAGAGAGTCCAATTAATTGTGCGCTATTAGCAGTTAATATTTGTGTGAATTGTCAAAGCTAGTGAGTCTTTTCTGAAATTCTCTGTGTGCGAACATTGTCAAAATAGAGTTTGGCGCAAGTGAATTGGCTTAATACTATTAGCAACAATGTAAAGAATAcaaaattcttaaatattaattttttaacaaacaagcaatgcaagcaataaaacaacaacgaaacaCAAGAAATAGcgatataaacaacaacaacaacgactaAGCGCATCAGAATTTCTATTGTcggtgtgtgagtgcgtgtgtgtttgtgtgcggaCGTGCGTGCGTCTATTAGCAAATAGAAAAGTGAAATTCGGTTACTACTAttggcatttaataaaatcttGTGTCAACGGGCAACAAAGATTAAAACGAAACTGGCTCAAAACGACAAGCAGTTGTTCTTTTTAAAGAACATGGaagaagaggaggaggaggtgACCGATATAAAGCTTCAGCTCTTTCACAACACAGTACGCGAACACATTGTAAGTCTAAATACGTAGTATGTGCATGTTTTTTACGTCATAACTATGACATcaagagcaagcagcaaccGCCCATCAACCCTAAAGAATCTGTGCGGTGGCAGCTGCCgtttggctggctgactgacttttgttgttgcttttgctacaGTTACTGTTACAGCTGTACTGCTGCCACCAAAGTCAGCGTCCCGCCGCGTTGGCGTGCCGTCTCTCATATAATGTATATTATGATAGCCGTGTAGACGGTCAGGCTGATAAACAAAACAGTTGGCATAGAACCttcaattgtttatgctttgctgcttatcaGCAAAACAGCTCGAATTACAGTCTCTCATGTTAAGgcgaaatattaaataaatgttgtatatttaaaGTGCGCTGCTGTCTGCTTTCTAATTGCGGATTATACCATTTCCTGATggcttaaattacaattactaaAGCAAATTTTCATAATAACGCAACTGTTTATATCAGACCGATTGTTGCTTAAGCTTCTTTATAAAGCAAGTTGAGCTGGATTTACTTCTTTTAAAATAACAGTAAAATGAACATAGACACTGCGTCCTAACTTTCTCTTTCACACCCATGCAATTTGCGATAAATATGTTAACGTTAaacgttttgcatttttgtcttgcactcaattaattaatgttaaatattatattttaaatgcacaaattgTGCTGCTTAGAGTGAAagtattgcattttatttatattttgttcgcttgcaatttaaataaacatttacatgGCTATTGCGCAAACctgttgcaaacaaaaacaaacaaacaaaattaatttaagcaattgcacTTGTAACAATTTCAAGTGCACAGCATGTGGTCACGATTTGTGCCCAATCTTCAAAAACTACAGTCTGTATACAACAGTTGTAAACAAAGACCGttgaagcttttaattatacaGAATTTTTTAAGAGGCGCGTGACATAAGACAAATGTTTACTtgcatatatgtttatatgctgTGAATAATAAACtctttaatttgtaataataataaagaatttgtatgtaaaataattccatataacttaaaatatttaatagtatACCAACatttattagaaaataaatcaataaatttaaaaataaatgatgataaatatgtatgtcgatatcattttaatttttgaacagCTCACccaatagcaataataaatatatacatgtcTGCATGTctgctaaatataaacaatttattttgtttatgtgcacATAGGCAGGAAGAAAGCCAAACCCTTTCTCTTTGTTTCTAATCACCCCAAGTTTTAACATAACATTAACGAAAATTGAATAATGTCACAGAGTGGCGCGTAAGTGGGTCAGCAATCAATAGAGCACTACGTGTTTCgtatgcaagcaacaaattaacaacaacaacaaaataactgcttataaataatgtaGTAACCCCACCAAAAGAGAGACAGACCGAAAAAGAACAGTTCAACGTGCTCATCATTTAGTTCTATTCTACTcgtatacaaattaatttaaacttatgcatgtaaattcaagttaatatttataactctTCAAGCCTATTGCTTTGAACTTTAATGACACCTGTTTGCCGACTACATCTTTCACTTTGAAAGCGTTTTTGTTTATGGTACAAACATCTTTCACTTGAAGCAACTGCGCGAAACGCTTTGCAGTTACATTCGCCGGCTAAAATTgcttgacaacaacaaaaacagcaacagcaaatggccCACACGCGGTCTATGCAAACGCTATTTATAGCCAAGTTATGCGTCTCATTGCATGTTGGCGTCTTTTTGGGTGTCTCCTCATCTCGCGTTGCGAGTTCATGACAAGTCATTGACTTTGCTGCATTTGGTCAATTGCATGCATTTTGGCATAACCACAATTCTACGTAGAACTCGTTGTCGCTTGCCACAGTACGCTACAAAAGTATGTCGATGCTtgcgtttatttaaaaacacgTTTGTAACATTTGGTATGAGTTGAATGGAAATTgcgaataataaattttagtctaatattcttaaaaatatttgtagatatatgacaaaagcaaaaacaagcagctgTAAGTCACTAACATAAGTAGTAACAACATTTTAAGAACTGAAATTTcgtaaaacatttttgcttttcatacgAGTTCCCCGATGTgcgttatatttttatatttgttttaagaGTTGTGCAGATCCATTAAAAGTCAAGACTATGTAGTTAAGATTTGagcataagtttatttttaagtatcacgcttttaaatagttaaaattttaGTACAATTAAATAGGTCAGTTTTTGTAAGCGCAGAACacaatgaaaagcaaagcagaagtatttttagctttttttgtATACTATATTCAGAAGTTATGTATGCTTAAATGTGGAAATAAAATTCGTAgttctttatttttagtttctttcaatatattttaatttttatatgcgttTGCAATCATGCACACACTTTTGTAGTCTACTGTATTCATACTTATGTATGAGTGTTTGCATCTGCATGTGCAATCTTTGGTATTTGACTCGTCATCCCGGTTTGCCAACAACTACACCAATAAATACaactgcatatatttttaaattgttatctGTCGTAGTACATTAACCATTAACTTATTGTACTGCTTACCaatatgtgttttttttttcattaaaagcaaagcatattaaagcttttattcCTGGTAGTTATTTATGCGATTACACGTTTCCATTTAGTATATATGCGCTTAAGTTGACACTAAACTTTAGTGTAGTATGTGctcattcatatttatataattatatagcataTTCTACATAGCTCTAGACACGTGTATATGTCAGACTCTGGATGTGCATTTTTCTTATCTCTTTACTGGAATATGTGCTCAAGTTCAACAAAGCTGCTactgagttttattttaacagaAAGATAGAATTctttctaaaaataaactatggTGTTGAAGGTCATAGACAGACGTTTATGCGTATTAAATTAAGTTCATTTATGAACTTCGCTTCCATTTTATTCGTAGTACATATATCTGTTacttatttataacaaataaaatggcaaGCAATCAATTCTTCAAGTGATTGAATGATTTGTTTAAACAGCAGACATAGATACACAtccgtatatatatttaaatgacgTATTTATACAGCAAAcagttaataattaaattctagctgcagcaaacacaaaacaatGCTTGCTGAAAATACGacatgtgtataaataaattgttttgtttttcgttaACACatgtacatttttaaatttaattattatcgttgttgttcttgttaatggcgttgattttcttttcttgtttTTCTGCGCTAGtcataacataaaaaaatacttatattaATGATAAATATACCTACAtcatttggcttttgttgtttttttgcgAAGCGCAGAAAGCAATGACGTGTGCCAATAaatttttgtctattttttgTTCGAAAGTTTTGTTTACCCAGCTTACTTGATAAAGCGCGTTTTtcctttatttcttttgccaAACGCAGCTGCATACTTGTCTTCAATGGTAGAAAGTGATAAGCGctatcaaaaatttaattgaactttataaataaaaatataatgtcTAGAGTGCGCATTTGAATGACATTATGTACGTTTATCTGAAACTATAATAAACTGCTATTAAGCGTTAAATCTAATTGTcctacatgcatataaatatatacgtaGTATGTCTGCTATATGAATTCTCAATGAACTTCGCTGCTGTAGTTCCCGACTGCTGATAAGGGCGAGTGCTATAAATTGACGAAAAAGTTAACCTTTGAACACACTAGCTTATTGTTTGATAAGAAAAATGGTTAATCATCAGCGGTATTGACAAAAGCCTATTGTGACCAAGTGGCATTTAATTGGGGATTATTTGACTCTGTAGAAACTCTGTACAATAGTCTTATAGTTTAGTAGAATGATATATTAACCAGAGACTTAAAAGAATTCATTCAGTAGTGAATGAGTCGACTGAAATTCAATTCTTAAATGCATCAAGAATGTATCTAAGCTAATCAAATTCAGCtagcaaacagacaaaaaatatctaaactcaatataaattaaattcaaaactgaattaatttttatattgatgaTTGTCTTGACAGAGCTAAACTTGATTGATTTCAGTCTTAatagaataaattattttaaaacaactCAAGATGCAACTTTCTATGGAATACATAAACGCTTTGATCTACTGTCTATGTACAAAGTCTTACATTGTCGGCTGAGACCGACTTATCATTATGAATTTCAATAAGTTTCTACTTTACAAAAGCTGacactaaacaaaaatttcaatgcgcgagaaattttaagctaaattagttttaaattagttaattcaTTAAAGTAATGCGCGTGCTAACTAACAATGACCTTgaatactaaaaataacaattgacATCGGAATGAAGCTGAAAACAaactttacaaaaaaatactcATTATATTTTTCAGCAGATTTCACTTCTCATTTCAGTTCTAATTAATCAAAcctttatgttttaaatagtAGTTTAAACTTATGTTATTTGTCATTCAAATCTAGCAAATTCTTATGGCTTTGTTTAGACAgttgtgtaaataaacaaagaccAAGTATAACAAAAGAAAGGAAATAAATCGCttattctaattttattttcttcttgcTCTTATTGCAGATATTACTGTTGCTTATCATATTGCTCTATCTGAGCTCCTATGTAATCGTGTCGCGTTTTCGACGTCGTGATCGCGATGATCTCTACTCGAATGATGAAGACGAGGTGCTGGTCTATCGCATAAGGTATGTACAACAACCTGCTGAACTATTTATAAACCCAAAACAAGTTGCTATTGCAGTctgcttattttgtttttattttttctcttaATTCTttcagcttttggctttgcacaTTTACATTGGCCGTGGCCGAGGGCGCGGCCATGCTGCTGCCCGTGTCTATTGCTAGCAACgaggtgctgctgctatatCCCAATAGCTACTATGTCAAATGGCTTAACAGCTCATTAATACAAGGCAAGTTTAGCTAGCCATAAGCTATATTAAGTGGGacaatatttagttaaatgctacaaaaaaatatatattaaaaaagtatttgaaaatgagttaagcaaaataattaaaaataaatgttcttaaagaagtaaaaatattatataatccGAGTGATAAGCAAACTGAATTTGTTGGCAAGGATTGGGAATAACAAATCagttattaatagttaaaaaaaaaaaaataaagtacattgctacattttttatttcaattaattttaagggAATACTTTCCTAGGTTCACCCTTAAATATAAGATAAAAAGTCTTTTTAATCAATGAAAATTAAGCACTTTGAAAAGTTTTACTGCTAccatttttcatttaacaaaGTCTGAgtacataaaaatgaaatatttaagcttataaaatgCGCTAGAAatatcttttaaaataaatactaatctaacattgaaatgtttttgtttttgcaggaCTCTGGAATCATGTATTCCTCTTCTCCAATCTGTCGCTCTTCGTTTTCTTGCCCTTTGTCTATCTATTCTCCGAATCGACTGGATTTGTGGGCCACAAAAAAGGAATATTAGCGCGGGTGTATGAAACCTTTACAGTATTCATATTAATGGCCATTATAGTGCTGGTACTAACTGCCGTACTGAGCGCAGTGTTTGGCATTGAAAAGTTTCAATTCTTTTGGTTTCTAAGTGAGTACAAACTAATGAATTGCAATGACTGCACCTagataattataaataacaatggCTAATTTCCGCTTTTCTCTTTACGCTTCACAGACTTGGGCAGCGTGCATCTGCCGTTCCTTTATTCATGCGTTTCATTTCTGGGCGTAATGCTAATGCTGAGTAAGTGCCAACATGACAATTGCgatatgtatactatatatttaatgcaaattaattttccgTATCGATCTGAGCAATGTACTTGTCTATATAGGCCAACTGTTGTGGATTGTGCTCACGCGCCTTGGCCACGCTCTGCTCAAAGAGCTCGGAGTCATTCAGACGCTTGTAGGCATTAGCCCGGTAGAGCCAAGCACGCAGATTTGTCTCCTGCAGTTTATCCAGCACATACTGGCAGTCCACCAAGGCGCGTTTGTAATTGCGCAGTCTGTAAAAAGTTCAAGCAACTGTCATTATCTCTGGACTTAATTAAATGAAGAGCTCTCAACTCACCTAATATAGCACAAGGCGCGATTGTTATAAGTAATAGCACTATCCTTAACACGCTCCACTGCCTTGTTGTAGTGTAGTATGGCCTTCTCATAATTGCCCTTACGAAAAGCCTCATTACCTTGACTATAGAACATATTTAGCAGTAGTATAAAGTcttaagctatttttaaaagcatcacctgcgctgctgctcagcttcaTTTTCGCGCTTGGCACGCGCCTGAGCACGATCATTGGCATCACGCTCTACCTCGCGCATGAAGCTTGCCTGATCTGTTGTGGCACCATGTCCAGGCGGCGGCTTCTCTGGCGTGTCACGCTTGTTGATTAAGGTGCGATCCTCGCGCACCTTCAGGCTGACGTTGTTCACATCAAGTTTCTCAAAGTCTTCTAGAGTTTTAACTTTGGTTTGAGTTTGTTCTTCGGTGAGCGCATCGCCGCCTTCTTTCAATATCGCCTCAATCTGTTGTAGCGTATTTTCAAAATCTGTAAAGTCGTCCAATGGTGCTTCCTGCGACATTTTCAAGGCagtattgaattaaatgtttgACTGATATAAGTTTGCTCggtttgaaaattgtttatcgtttatttatattgacaCCATGGCAACCCACTAATGCTTAgcttgcttgttttatttacagtttgtACGCCGTATGGCTTTGTGCGTCTGTTTGGCGTTGTCAACCAAGTGCTGGTGcgtccgctgctgctgcgcgatGTGAACGAAGAGTACAGCGCCTTCTACATGGAGGAAGCCAGCGTTAAGCGTAAGTTGGCCAACATTGAGCTGCAAAACGTTAGCATTTTGGATGCTACCAATGGTCATCGTCTGACCAATGGACATGCGCGTCGCTTTGCGGCGGAGCCTCTGCTGTCGCATATATATCAACGCAAGAATTTGGGCAGTGATTCAGTTGAAGCGCATCAACTGCTAAACGATAGACTGAAAGAGCTTTATAGCGAACGCAAGGAGCTCGACAAACTACGAAAATCAAGCACATTTCAACGCACATTTGTTTATCCGCTGGccatgctgttgctgctcttctGCACCGCAGTCACCATTTTGCTGGTGGTGCAGAATACGCTGGAGCTGCTTATTGGCATCAAGGCATTGCCGCTGAGCACAAGAGTGAGTTTCGATAGCATGTtagtaagcaaaaatattagttttgTATCTTTTAGCAATTTACTTTGGGCATCTCATCGCTGTCTAAGCTGGGACCCTTTGGCGCAGGACTGGAGGTTTGCCTGATCTTTTATTTGGGTGCCACTTCCATTGTGGGCTTCTATAGCATGCCCTTTATGAGAAATGTGCGGCCCAAGCGCCGGCAGACATCGCTGCCACAGCTTATGTTAAATTGTGGATTCATGCTTGTGTTGTCCTCGGCGCTGCCCTTGCTAAGCAGAATTATAGGTACAATGCGATTGAGCTTATATTAGCTAAAACTATTACTAATTACTGTGTTGTTTTTACAGGCATAACAAACTTTGATCTGCTGGGTGACTTTGGCGCCATCGAATGGCTGGGCAACTTTCAAATTGTACTGCTGTATAATCTTGTCTTTGGCACTACCACAGCGCTCtgcttggcaaacaaatttacgGCAACAGTGCGGCGAGAGCTGCGTGCACGGTTAGTGGAGAACTATGTGCTCTTTACTAACTACATAAGCTTCATCAACTGATATTTAAGACAGCGAGGAGACAAGTCCGCCTTCAGTCAGCACAAGCGTTACGCTTACCAGCTGTTAAGGAGCTTTGTCGACTCGCCACTAGAGagtttaactaatttaaatgccaagtACCATAATCTTAGTCGTAACAGGAGTCGCAATACCACCGCTAGTCGCCAGTCGAATCAGATGGACTGTTGAGATATGGATAATGTTTTGGAGCATCTGTAGTACCAGACATTGTTATATATACCTACATATAGTTATACATAATATACTTATAGATGCTTTTAAGCAGAACTGATACTGATTTACATTTTGCGCTCtatattgttgtaatttatatgcagGCATTTTGCTTCATTGTCTAGGTGTAGCATTTACTATATTACGTGTatgcttgcatatttaattgcgGCTCaatatgtatttgtgttgtAAATTGTGTATAGGCcacaatttatcaattttaagcgtgtttatttttaattcgaAGCGATATTTATTCAGAgactttgtatttatttcatctatatattatttttacatatgtttaatattatttttactttaacatacacttatattttattatacaatgTTCCTTATATAGCGCTAATACTACGCTAGAGCGCTACTCATCATTTTAACTTCTACTAAAACAAATCACAATCATCccatacatatattcaaataaatataatgtgaTACAGTTTAATAAATGCGTTTTAAAAATAGATTAAAGCTGCTTTTTCATTATTCATTCGCGCATGTATTCATTgatttttaaagttaaacttatttaatttttggatTATTTTACTTTCAGCCTGACTGCGCTTTTCTTGCTGGCGTAACATTATAATtaagaaaaatcaattatCTGTGAtgtaaataatcataaaataaactttatttaaagacttctgaatttaattatttctaacGTACttgtctatctatctatcgATAGATAGTGCCGGCGAATAATCGGGATTAAAAAGAGAGTCTTTCAAGTATGTTGCCGGACTACTCGCACTGATTAACAACACAGTATCATCTACGTggcaattgtattaaaaaaaaaaccgttaGCCAACACTAtattaagcaaacttttgcagcaCTAATTTGTACAGCcctttattttttcttagtGGCGTCGTTTTTTGTATTAGTTATCTCGTAATTTAACGTATAACACTAAAAGAATGCTAAGTCGCAAGCGTCGCGCCAGCTCTATATCGAGCCGGCAAGACGAGGATCCGCTGTTACTCGACGACTCAACACCCGAACAGTCGCCGGTGCAGCAGACGACACAATCGGCGCGAAAAAAGAGACGCTTGGACCCTGCAGAATTATGTCAACAGCTGTACGACTCGATAAGGAACATCAAGAAAGACGATGGGTCCATGCTATGCGATACGTTTATAAGAGCGCCAAAGCGCCGGCAGGAACCGAGCTACTATGACGTGGTTGTCAATCCCATAGACTTGCTTAAGGTGCAGCAGAAACTAAAAACAGACTCCTATGACGATTTGTATGACATGATGAACGACCTGGAACTGCTAATAAGCAACGCCAAGGCTTTCTACAAGCCAGACTCAGCGGAATACAGGGATGCATTGACATTCTGGCAACATATACAGGCGCAGCGTCACCGCATAATGGAAGCCAATGGCTTTGCAGAGGAGGAGCCACGTGCTAAGCGTGCACCGCGCAATACACGCCGGTTGACAACCAGCACAGAGCCAGGTGCTGGAGATCTTGACGATGATTGCAATCAGTATGAAGAGTTATTTGCAGCGGTCATGACAGCAACAGATCCAATGGGCGATAGGTCCATGCATCGCATGTTCCAACTGCTGCCGTCCAAGAAAATATATCCGGACTATTACGATGTTATAGAGCATCCCATTGACCTGCGTCTGATTGCCactaaaatacaaatgaatgcATACTCCTCGTTGGTGGAAATGGAACGCGACTTGTTGCAGATGACAAAGAACGCGTGTTTGTTTAATGAGCCGGGCTCGCAGATCTATAAAGATGCCAAATCGCTGAAGCGTGTTTTTACGCAGCGACGCATTGAGCTGGAGACAGGCAAAGGCAAGCCGGCTAGACGCATCAAGAGCTTGTC encodes:
- the LOC108603501 gene encoding V-type proton ATPase 116 kDa subunit a isoform X7; the encoded protein is MGSLFRSEEMALCQLFLQSEAAYACVSELGELGLVQFRDLNPDVNAFQRKFVNEVRRCDEMERKLRYLEKEIKKDGIPMLDTGESPEAPQPREMIDLEATFEKLENELREVNQNAEALKRNFLELTELKHILRKTQVFFDEMADNQNEDEQAQLLGEEGVRASQPGQNLKLGFVAGVISREKLPAFERMLWRACRGNVFLRQAMIESPLEDPTSGDQVYKSVFIIFFQGDQLKTRVKKICEGFRATLYPCPEAPADRREMAMGVMTRIEDLNTVLGQTQDHRHRVLVAAAKNLKNWFVKVRKIKAIYHTLNLFNLDVTQKCLIAECWVPLLDIETIQLALRRGTERSGSSVPPILNRMQTFENPPTYNRTNKFTKAFQALIDAYGVASYREMNPAPYTIITFPFLFAVMFGDIGHGAIMALFGLWMIRKEKGLAAQKTDNEIWNIFFGGRYIIFLMGVFSMYTGFIYNDIFSKSLNIFGSHWHVSYNKSTVWNNKLLQLSPKTSDYEGTPYPFGMDPIWQVATSNKIIFQNAYKMKISIIFGVCHMLFGVIMSWHNHTYFRNRLSLVYEFIPQLVFLILLFFYMVLLMFIKWNRYAATNELRWSEACAPSILITFIDMVLFNEPKKPPVGCKTVYMFWGQHFIQVVFVLGALCCIPVMLLGKPMKIMQARKQANEEVQPITGSSDAEIGGPAGHGNGGGGHHEEEEMSEIFIHQGIHTIEYVLGSVSHTASYLRLWALSLAHAQLADVLWTMVLSIGLQKEGWLGGIFLTIVFAFWAILTVGILVLMEGLSAFLHTLRLHWVEFQSKFYLGQGYAFQPFAFDAIIENGSAASGETD
- the LOC108603501 gene encoding V-type proton ATPase 116 kDa subunit a isoform X6 gives rise to the protein MGSLFRSEEMALCQLFLQSEAAYACVSELGELGLVQFRDLNPDVNAFQRKFVNEVRRCDEMERKLRYLEKEIKKDGIPMLDTGESPEAPQPREMIDLEATFEKLENELREVNQNAEALKRNFLELTELKHILRKTQVFFDEQEGGLNHTTESMTRALITDETRTTGASMGPVQLGFVAGVISREKLPAFERMLWRACRGNVFLRQAMIESPLEDPTSGDQVYKSVFIIFFQGDQLKTRVKKICEGFRATLYPCPEAPADRREMAMGVMTRIEDLNTVLGQTQDHRHRVLVAAAKNLKNWFVKVRKIKAIYHTLNLFNLDVTQKCLIAECWVPLLDIETIQLALRRGTERSGSSVPPILNRMQTFENPPTYNRTNKFTKAFQALIDAYGVASYREMNPAPYTIITFPFLFAVMFGDIGHGAIMALFGLWMIRKEKGLAAQKTDNEIWNIFFGGRYIIFLMGVFSMYTGFIYNDIFSKSLNIFGSHWHVSYNKSTVWNNKLLQLSPKTSDYEGTPYPFGMDPIWQVATSNKIIFQNAYKMKISIIFGVCHMLFGVIMSWHNHTYFRNRLSLVYEFIPQLVFLILLFFYMVLLMFIKWNRYAATNELRWSEACAPSILITFIDMVLFNEPKKPPVGCKTVYMFWGQHFIQVVFVLGALCCIPVMLLGKPMKIMQARKQANVQPITGSSDAEIGGPAGHGNGGGGHHEEEEMSEIFIHQGIHTIEYVLGSVSHTASYLRLWALSLAHAQLADVLWTMVLSIGLQKEGWLGGIFLTIVFAFWAILTVGILVLMEGLSAFLHTLRLHWVEFQSKFYLGQGYAFQPFAFDAIIENGSAASGETD